Proteins encoded by one window of Campylobacter concisus:
- a CDS encoding ornithine carbamoyltransferase, with product MKISFECECILLQKTLLLFCGNLAAHHKDCDFVVSDREIVTKKPLFIIGKNAHLSHPFTKTTLLDTLEEFYSAMQISKVNELNEAKNEKGLEEKISLLIDKFKADLLEILRVNQ from the coding sequence ATGAAAATTTCATTTGAGTGCGAGTGTATTTTACTTCAAAAGACATTGCTGCTTTTTTGTGGAAATTTGGCTGCTCATCATAAGGATTGTGATTTTGTAGTGAGTGACCGCGAGATCGTGACAAAAAAACCGCTATTTATAATAGGAAAAAATGCTCATCTTTCTCATCCTTTTACCAAGACAACACTTCTTGATACGCTTGAAGAATTTTACTCAGCTATGCAAATTTCAAAAGTAAATGAGCTAAATGAAGCTAAAAATGAAAAGGGCTTAGAAGAGAAAATTTCACTTTTGATAGATAAATTTAAAGCCGATCTTCTTGAAATTCTAAGGGTAAATCAGTGA
- a CDS encoding FlaG family protein, which produces MEIFKAAANQVLDTSMSTSAQRQIDSRPIEHSDVKLSADKNNETKDINELDGLSNEELAKRTREVTDKLNYQMQQLDTNVRFAYNEKLNLMVVQVKDAKTGEEITQLPSKEAIRISEYFKESIGILFDKES; this is translated from the coding sequence ATGGAAATCTTTAAGGCAGCAGCAAATCAGGTACTAGATACGAGCATGAGCACATCTGCTCAGCGTCAAATAGACAGCAGACCTATCGAGCATTCTGATGTTAAATTAAGTGCTGATAAAAACAATGAAACAAAAGATATTAACGAGCTAGACGGACTTAGCAATGAAGAGCTTGCCAAAAGAACAAGAGAGGTCACTGACAAGCTAAACTATCAAATGCAGCAGCTCGATACTAATGTAAGATTTGCTTACAACGAGAAGCTAAATTTAATGGTTGTGCAAGTAAAAGATGCTAAAACTGGCGAAGAGATAACACAACTTCCAAGTAAAGAAGCTATAAGAATAAGCGAGTATTTCAAAGAAAGTATCGGAATACTTTTTGACAAGGAGAGTTAA
- a CDS encoding Mur ligase family protein, with translation MSIFLSISTVLFIFALAFYVITCFQWFSYRPERVLFHFTKPAWHVFFFIVPLVLFYTTGKWFFIYFYFALLPALYLWHKKLDKKLVFTARIKHFFVILACAIILNYALNFIIHKAFLAPMPLFVLVVSLFFSEILEKIKFKGFKNKALKKLGANKELKIILITASYGKTSIKNFLFEILKDSFVCYKTPRSVNTMAGIIKDINENLNEQTQIYIAEAGARLKGDILEITKFLNPQIVIVGEIGAQHIEYFKTLDNIRSTKLEALQSNRLQMAFLHSSTKKEPSQNLEIYDESLKDINANLDGISFMLDGKNYASPLLGKFNATNLAVCIKVAKYLKMSDEVVDRALSKMKNVEHRLSKIEAGGKLIIDDSFNGNFLGMSASYELVSTYAGRKVLLTPGIVESDAEQNANLAKVINEIFDLVIITSSLNAEVLLKHIIKPKVIILKDKNKMQEILAQNTRAGDLILFSNDAPSFI, from the coding sequence ATGAGTATATTTTTAAGCATAAGCACAGTTTTATTTATCTTTGCGCTCGCTTTTTATGTGATTACTTGCTTTCAGTGGTTTTCATATAGGCCTGAGCGCGTGCTCTTTCACTTCACAAAGCCCGCTTGGCACGTCTTTTTCTTTATTGTGCCGTTGGTGCTATTTTATACGACTGGCAAGTGGTTTTTTATCTATTTTTACTTTGCTCTTTTGCCAGCTCTTTATCTTTGGCACAAAAAACTTGATAAAAAGCTAGTCTTTACCGCCAGGATCAAGCACTTTTTTGTGATCCTTGCTTGCGCTATCATCCTAAACTACGCTCTAAATTTCATCATTCACAAGGCGTTTTTGGCTCCTATGCCACTTTTTGTCTTGGTTGTGAGCCTATTTTTTAGTGAAATTTTAGAAAAGATAAAATTTAAAGGCTTTAAAAACAAGGCGCTTAAAAAACTGGGTGCAAATAAAGAGTTAAAGATCATCCTAATCACAGCAAGCTACGGCAAAACGAGTATCAAAAATTTCTTATTTGAAATTTTAAAAGATAGCTTCGTCTGCTACAAGACGCCTCGCAGCGTAAATACAATGGCTGGTATCATCAAAGATATCAATGAAAACTTAAACGAGCAAACGCAAATTTACATCGCAGAAGCAGGCGCTAGGCTAAAGGGCGACATCCTAGAGATCACAAAATTTCTAAACCCGCAAATCGTCATCGTTGGCGAGATCGGCGCGCAACACATTGAGTATTTTAAAACACTTGATAATATCCGCTCTACCAAGCTTGAAGCACTTCAAAGCAACCGTTTGCAAATGGCATTTTTACATAGCTCGACAAAAAAAGAGCCAAGCCAAAATTTAGAAATTTACGATGAGAGCCTAAAAGATATAAATGCAAATTTAGATGGAATTTCATTTATGCTTGATGGCAAAAACTACGCTTCACCGCTACTTGGCAAATTTAACGCTACAAATTTAGCCGTTTGCATTAAGGTCGCGAAATACCTAAAAATGAGCGATGAGGTGGTAGATAGAGCGCTATCTAAGATGAAAAACGTAGAGCACCGCCTAAGCAAGATCGAAGCTGGCGGTAAGCTGATAATTGATGATAGTTTTAATGGAAATTTTTTAGGCATGAGCGCAAGCTACGAGCTTGTAAGCACCTACGCTGGCAGAAAAGTGCTGCTAACGCCTGGTATCGTTGAGAGCGATGCGGAGCAAAATGCAAATTTAGCCAAGGTGATAAATGAAATTTTTGACCTTGTTATCATCACAAGCTCACTAAACGCCGAAGTTTTACTAAAGCACATCATAAAGCCAAAGGTCATCATCTTAAAGGATAAAAATAAAATGCAAGAAATTCTAGCTCAAAATACGCGTGCTGGCGATCTCATACTATTTTCAAATGATGCACCGAGCTTTATATGA
- the fliD gene encoding flagellar filament capping protein FliD, which yields MAVGNVTNLGLGTKNSGLNDDLIKKLKEADEAGQIKPLTKRLERNDLKQKDLAALKTLVSNVNVSGKTLGGEALYLKRTTNNAGKSVTASAANGVSVQNFSIDVQKLAQKDTFQSSNFKNASNLVGATNNGSFDVEIDGQKFSISVTRSTTYQDIVDKINDISRGKLQARILNVGGDKPNQIMLQSGNTGATQTIKFSNDTAGVLDKLGWDSTQFQDKDANGTLLTNPDGTPKMTSNFEKNRILKAQDAEFTYNGVNVKRSKNTFNDLRPGISITLNETGKTNVSVSQDTKEVIKAVEEFIKDYNLMTMNLGIATKYDEEKGAGTFQGVSEISSLRSNIGRLVNGQDSEGKALSKYGIVPDKDGQLQLDLNKLNAALSKDPEEIQKFFMGSSKIEPISYMGASTVSAGALDIKAGDLTINGKSVTFSTTATATAEENALKLQQAINDAGITGVTASLDKSGKRIVLKRSDGENIEVKGKNSALTALGMNEATINPVTKKTDGLFTKLAKMLDGVVGKSGTMVAMQNQLKDENESITKNKESTQKLLDEKYTTMQERFIKYNAIIASLENQFSTLKSMIDAEINSRK from the coding sequence ATGGCAGTAGGTAACGTAACAAATTTAGGCTTAGGTACAAAAAATAGCGGACTAAATGATGATCTTATCAAGAAATTAAAAGAAGCAGATGAGGCAGGACAGATCAAGCCTTTAACAAAAAGGCTAGAGAGAAACGACCTAAAGCAAAAAGACCTTGCAGCGCTAAAAACTCTAGTCAGCAACGTAAACGTAAGTGGCAAAACACTTGGTGGAGAGGCACTTTATCTAAAAAGAACTACAAATAATGCTGGCAAAAGCGTAACAGCCTCAGCGGCAAATGGCGTTAGCGTGCAAAATTTTAGTATCGATGTACAAAAACTTGCTCAAAAAGATACATTTCAAAGCTCAAATTTCAAAAACGCTTCAAACTTAGTAGGTGCGACAAATAACGGCTCTTTTGATGTTGAGATCGATGGACAAAAATTTTCTATTAGCGTAACTAGATCAACCACATATCAAGATATTGTAGACAAGATAAATGATATTAGTCGTGGTAAATTGCAAGCTAGAATTTTAAATGTTGGCGGAGATAAGCCAAATCAAATCATGCTTCAATCAGGCAATACTGGTGCTACGCAGACTATTAAATTTTCAAATGATACGGCTGGTGTTTTAGATAAGCTTGGCTGGGATAGTACGCAGTTTCAGGACAAAGATGCAAATGGCACTCTACTAACAAATCCTGATGGCACACCAAAGATGACATCAAATTTTGAAAAAAATAGAATTTTAAAGGCACAAGATGCCGAATTTACATATAACGGAGTAAATGTAAAAAGAAGCAAAAATACCTTTAACGACTTAAGACCGGGAATTTCTATTACATTAAATGAAACTGGTAAAACAAACGTAAGCGTCTCTCAGGATACGAAAGAGGTAATCAAAGCGGTTGAAGAATTTATCAAAGACTACAACCTAATGACCATGAACCTTGGTATAGCCACAAAATATGACGAGGAAAAGGGAGCTGGCACTTTCCAAGGCGTTAGCGAAATTTCAAGCTTAAGATCAAACATTGGTCGTCTTGTAAATGGACAAGATAGCGAAGGCAAAGCATTAAGTAAATATGGCATAGTGCCTGATAAAGACGGACAGCTTCAACTTGATCTAAATAAACTAAATGCAGCTCTTAGCAAAGATCCTGAAGAGATTCAGAAATTTTTCATGGGATCAAGCAAGATCGAGCCAATAAGCTATATGGGGGCATCTACCGTTAGCGCTGGAGCATTAGACATAAAAGCTGGTGATCTTACGATAAACGGCAAGTCAGTTACATTCTCAACTACTGCTACTGCCACAGCCGAAGAGAACGCACTAAAACTTCAACAAGCTATAAATGACGCTGGCATAACTGGAGTTACAGCTAGTCTTGATAAAAGTGGCAAAAGAATCGTCTTAAAAAGAAGCGATGGCGAAAATATCGAGGTAAAAGGCAAAAATTCGGCCTTAACAGCTCTAGGTATGAATGAAGCTACTATAAATCCAGTAACCAAAAAGACAGATGGGCTATTTACAAAGCTAGCTAAAATGCTTGATGGTGTCGTTGGCAAAAGTGGTACGATGGTTGCTATGCAAAATCAGTTAAAAGATGAAAATGAGTCGATCACAAAAAACAAAGAGAGCACACAAAAGCTTTTAGATGAAAAGTACACAACAATGCAAGAGCGTTTTATAAAATACAACGCTATCATCGCAAGCTTAGAAAATCAGTTCTCAACACTAAAATCAATGATCGATGCAGAGATAAATAGCAGAAAATAA
- a CDS encoding Type 1 glutamine amidotransferase-like domain-containing protein, with protein sequence MANIFLCSYFAEVASKINEVIDFQGKHVVFIDTAAKFEEVNFYVDEAVEILENFGAKLRRLDVSCAKNSAALVSSQDEPSCEDEILSAISQCDIIYVSGGNTFYLLNELRKSRVWQAIKNAVKAGKIYIGESAGAIVASPDTRYATLMDENSPNMSDFTGLNLVNFFTVPHFGCEPFTQATHEIMEKFGNLYDLRPINNAEFIAL encoded by the coding sequence ATGGCAAATATTTTTCTTTGCTCTTATTTTGCGGAGGTTGCGAGCAAAATTAATGAAGTGATAGATTTTCAAGGCAAGCACGTTGTTTTTATTGATACGGCAGCAAAATTTGAAGAGGTAAATTTTTATGTAGATGAAGCGGTGGAAATTTTAGAAAATTTTGGTGCGAAGCTAAGACGCCTTGACGTCTCTTGCGCCAAGAATTCGGCGGCACTAGTATCTAGCCAAGATGAGCCATCTTGTGAAGATGAAATTTTATCTGCCATTAGTCAGTGTGATATCATTTACGTTAGCGGTGGAAATACATTTTATCTGCTTAACGAGCTGCGAAAATCGCGCGTCTGGCAAGCTATAAAAAATGCAGTCAAAGCGGGCAAAATTTATATCGGCGAGTCGGCGGGAGCGATCGTGGCCTCACCAGATACAAGATATGCTACGCTTATGGATGAAAATAGCCCAAATATGAGTGATTTTACAGGGTTAAATTTGGTGAATTTTTTCACAGTACCACACTTTGGCTGCGAGCCTTTTACGCAGGCCACGCACGAGATAATGGAGAAATTTGGGAACTTGTATGATTTACGACCTATAAATAATGCTGAGTTTATCGCGCTTTGA
- a CDS encoding flagellar basal body P-ring protein FlgI, which produces MKKILSFVAASVIATSAFATQIKELASIVGVRDNQLIGYGLVVGLNGTGDGSTSKFTIQSLSNMLQGVNVKINPDDIKSKNAAAVMVTAKLPAFARHGDKLDVVISSIGDAKSLQGGTLLMTPLKGVDGDIYALAQGALSIGGKSMGRSGGNHPTVGSILNGALVEREVTYDIYNQDSIRLSLKDTNFKTALDIQNTINANISDDAAKAIDPRTVIVKKPDDVSIIELASAVLDLDVEYKPDEKIVVDERTGTIVSGINAVVSPVVLTHGAITIKIEPNSYDEAAQNDVNIGSDTSVAPSQNLLKISGEKTTVANVTRALNKLGATPSDIISILENLKRVGAIQVDLEII; this is translated from the coding sequence ATGAAAAAAATTTTATCTTTTGTAGCAGCTTCAGTGATAGCTACTTCAGCCTTTGCTACGCAGATAAAAGAGCTTGCAAGCATAGTTGGCGTAAGAGATAATCAGCTAATAGGCTACGGCCTAGTTGTCGGACTAAACGGCACAGGTGATGGCTCAACGTCAAAATTTACGATCCAGTCTTTATCAAACATGCTTCAAGGTGTAAACGTAAAGATAAACCCAGATGATATCAAGTCAAAAAACGCAGCTGCTGTTATGGTAACAGCTAAGCTTCCTGCATTTGCAAGGCATGGCGATAAGCTTGATGTCGTGATCTCATCTATTGGCGATGCAAAAAGTTTGCAAGGTGGTACGCTTCTCATGACACCACTAAAAGGCGTTGATGGTGATATTTATGCTTTGGCTCAGGGTGCTTTAAGCATCGGCGGAAAAAGCATGGGTAGATCAGGTGGCAACCACCCAACCGTTGGCTCTATCCTAAATGGAGCTTTGGTTGAACGAGAAGTGACTTATGACATTTACAATCAAGATAGCATAAGACTAAGCCTAAAAGATACAAATTTTAAAACCGCTCTTGATATCCAAAATACTATAAATGCAAATATCTCTGATGATGCCGCAAAGGCGATCGATCCAAGAACGGTTATCGTTAAAAAGCCAGATGATGTTAGCATTATCGAGCTTGCAAGTGCTGTGCTAGATCTTGATGTGGAGTATAAGCCAGATGAAAAGATAGTGGTTGATGAAAGAACTGGCACGATAGTAAGTGGCATAAATGCCGTAGTTAGCCCAGTTGTCTTAACGCATGGTGCAATCACAATAAAAATAGAGCCAAATAGCTACGATGAGGCAGCGCAAAACGATGTAAATATTGGAAGCGACACATCGGTCGCACCTAGCCAAAATTTACTTAAAATTTCAGGCGAAAAAACTACCGTTGCAAATGTAACAAGAGCGCTAAATAAGCTTGGGGCAACACCAAGTGATATCATATCGATACTTGAAAATTTAAAGCGAGTTGGTGCGATACAAGTTGATTTGGAGATAATATAA
- a CDS encoding rod-binding protein, giving the protein MQIDNTLALNSYNEISTNKIKNANAKQDALLKEQTDAFEAYMVKAVLDIALKEDEHNSLYPKAAGSDIYRSMYNDAMSKALSGNLGFSELLYDFLKRDS; this is encoded by the coding sequence ATGCAAATAGATAACACCTTAGCGCTAAATTCATACAATGAAATTTCTACAAATAAGATAAAAAATGCAAATGCTAAACAAGATGCACTTTTAAAAGAGCAAACTGATGCATTTGAGGCATATATGGTAAAGGCTGTGCTTGATATTGCTTTAAAAGAAGACGAGCACAACTCGCTATATCCAAAGGCTGCTGGTAGCGATATTTATAGGTCAATGTATAACGATGCAATGAGTAAAGCATTGAGTGGAAATCTTGGTTTTTCAGAACTTTTATACGATTTTTTAAAGAGAGACTCTTAA
- the rsmD gene encoding 16S rRNA (guanine(966)-N(2))-methyltransferase RsmD — protein MKLYTKISSGKFKGKRLELPSLSTTRSTKSIVKESFFNVIRDEIYSLTFIEGFGGSGVMASEAVSNGAREAIAIEKDRAAFKITQNNLASLECSNLKAINGDSFSVLPDIINSQSGKVLLYLDPPFDIRAGFDDIYEKLVNLISQLKKEKIYMIVFEHNSDFKFSDEIFAFKLVKFKKFGATSLSYFQ, from the coding sequence GTGAAGCTTTACACTAAAATCTCAAGCGGTAAATTTAAAGGTAAAAGGCTTGAGTTGCCAAGCCTAAGCACAACAAGAAGCACAAAAAGCATCGTAAAAGAGTCCTTCTTTAACGTCATTAGAGATGAAATTTACTCGCTTACATTTATAGAGGGCTTTGGTGGAAGTGGCGTGATGGCAAGCGAGGCCGTTAGCAACGGAGCACGTGAGGCTATCGCTATTGAAAAAGATAGAGCCGCTTTTAAGATCACACAAAACAATCTTGCTAGCCTAGAGTGCTCAAATTTAAAAGCGATAAATGGTGATTCCTTTTCTGTCTTGCCCGATATTATAAATTCTCAAAGTGGTAAGGTGTTGCTCTACCTTGATCCACCGTTTGACATAAGAGCTGGCTTTGATGATATCTACGAAAAACTTGTAAATTTAATCTCACAGCTAAAAAAAGAGAAAATTTATATGATAGTTTTTGAGCACAACAGCGACTTTAAATTTAGCGATGAAATTTTTGCATTTAAGCTTGTAAAATTTAAAAAATTTGGAGCTACTTCGCTCTCTTACTTCCAATAA
- a CDS encoding thiamine-phosphate kinase: MDKENFTIECFGNAYIGDDAAVLGKQVFSKDIFAENSHFKHGWLSLEEIGYKAMIVNFSDTIVMNARPKFALLGLSLPKNFSPQQIKELSSGINRACEEFGVKIIGGDTISSKILNISVSVIGELNGKAVLRKNAKYGDLVAFTGELGGSKKGLNSLLRLAKISKNSRFKKPILRDKFFYKAAHLINSAMDISDGLNADLAKLLKASKKGAKFTKELSKFELSSGEEYEILFTFSPKNLNAIKRIATKTRTKISVFAKISNKRLKQNARNHHF, from the coding sequence ATGGATAAAGAAAATTTTACGATTGAATGCTTTGGTAACGCTTATATTGGCGATGATGCGGCTGTGCTTGGCAAGCAGGTCTTTAGCAAGGATATTTTTGCTGAAAACTCGCACTTTAAGCATGGCTGGCTAAGCCTTGAAGAGATCGGCTACAAGGCGATGATCGTAAATTTTTCAGATACGATCGTGATGAATGCTAGGCCAAAATTTGCGCTTCTTGGACTTAGCTTGCCAAAGAATTTTTCGCCGCAGCAAATCAAAGAGCTAAGTAGTGGCATAAACAGAGCTTGCGAGGAGTTTGGTGTAAAGATAATCGGTGGCGACACGATAAGTAGTAAAATTTTAAATATAAGCGTTAGTGTAATTGGCGAGCTAAATGGCAAAGCTGTGCTTAGAAAAAATGCAAAATACGGAGATCTGGTGGCTTTTACTGGTGAGCTTGGAGGTAGCAAAAAGGGGCTAAATTCGCTTCTGAGGCTAGCTAAAATTTCAAAAAACTCACGATTTAAAAAGCCTATTTTAAGAGATAAATTTTTCTACAAGGCAGCTCATCTTATAAACTCCGCTATGGATATCTCAGATGGGCTAAATGCTGATCTTGCCAAGCTTTTAAAGGCTAGCAAAAAGGGTGCTAAATTTACAAAAGAGCTAAGTAAATTTGAGCTTAGTAGCGGCGAAGAGTATGAAATTTTATTTACTTTTAGTCCTAAAAATTTAAACGCCATCAAAAGGATCGCCACAAAAACACGGACAAAGATTAGCGTCTTTGCAAAAATTTCAAACAAAAGGTTAAAACAAAATGCAAGAAACCACCACTTTTAA
- the truD gene encoding tRNA pseudouridine(13) synthase TruD — protein sequence MQETTTFKPLYALTHAPIEAYFSKNSDDFVVREIPLYEFSGDGEHMIVEISKKDMTTQEALHVLSEVTGAKMRDFGYAGLKDKQGMTTQFISMPRKFESNLANFSHEKMKILSLNVHKNKLRIGHLKGNSFFIRLKKVLPSNAKKLEQAFVSIDKMGYANYFGYQRFGKFGDNAETGLELLKNGTINGKKSKNVKLNDFLISAYQSDLFNRWLSKRVEISRFAQDFSLSELAQIYPYLDGAILKNLKSQKRFFKLIEGEVLGHYPHGKCFLCEDLDAEGARFDARDITSCGLIAGAKAYEAQGAARAVEDQIFAQANEYKAKMTGSRRFAWCYLEDASYKYNEEKAHFTINFTLQKGSYATVVLEEILHKNIFE from the coding sequence ATGCAAGAAACCACCACTTTTAAGCCACTTTATGCACTCACTCATGCACCTATCGAGGCATATTTTTCTAAAAATTCAGATGATTTTGTCGTACGCGAGATACCGCTTTATGAATTTAGTGGCGATGGCGAGCACATGATCGTTGAAATTTCTAAAAAAGATATGACGACGCAGGAGGCTTTGCATGTCTTAAGCGAGGTTACAGGGGCTAAGATGCGCGACTTTGGCTACGCTGGGCTAAAGGATAAGCAGGGCATGACGACGCAGTTTATCTCGATGCCACGTAAATTTGAGAGCAATCTAGCAAACTTTAGCCACGAAAAGATGAAAATTTTAAGCCTAAATGTGCATAAAAATAAGCTTCGTATTGGACATCTAAAGGGAAATAGCTTTTTTATCCGCTTAAAAAAAGTACTACCAAGTAATGCCAAAAAGCTAGAGCAAGCATTTGTTAGCATTGATAAAATGGGCTATGCAAACTACTTTGGCTATCAGCGTTTTGGTAAATTTGGCGACAATGCCGAAACTGGGCTTGAGCTTCTTAAAAATGGGACGATAAACGGCAAAAAGAGTAAAAATGTAAAGCTAAACGACTTTTTGATCTCAGCATATCAAAGCGATCTTTTTAACCGCTGGCTTAGCAAACGCGTGGAGATTTCGAGGTTTGCGCAGGACTTTAGCCTTTCTGAGCTAGCTCAAATTTACCCGTATCTTGACGGCGCGATTTTGAAAAATTTAAAATCGCAAAAGAGATTTTTTAAGCTGATAGAGGGCGAAGTTTTGGGTCACTACCCGCACGGAAAGTGCTTTTTGTGCGAGGATTTGGACGCAGAGGGCGCGCGCTTTGACGCTAGAGATATCACTAGCTGCGGGCTGATCGCGGGCGCAAAGGCGTATGAGGCGCAGGGTGCGGCTAGAGCAGTCGAGGATCAAATTTTTGCGCAGGCAAACGAATATAAAGCTAAAATGACGGGTTCTAGGCGCTTTGCGTGGTGTTATTTGGAGGATGCGAGCTATAAATACAACGAGGAAAAGGCGCACTTTACGATAAATTTTACGCTGCAAAAAGGAAGCTACGCGACTGTTGTGCTAGAAGAAATCTTGCACAAAAATATCTTTGAGTAG
- the fliS gene encoding flagellar export chaperone FliS: MNQSAYSAYAQSSFGGIESPTKLIEMLYDGILKFIFRTKKAIEAGDIEKKVYYINRTNAIFVELLNSLDYSQGDVAHYLSGLYTRQMQLLAMANIQNDVAALNEVTNVVKQLSEAWREVTSGE, encoded by the coding sequence ATGAATCAAAGTGCATATAGTGCATACGCACAGTCTAGTTTTGGGGGCATTGAGTCCCCAACTAAATTAATAGAAATGCTTTATGACGGGATTTTAAAATTTATATTTCGTACAAAAAAGGCGATAGAAGCTGGAGATATAGAGAAAAAAGTTTATTATATTAATAGGACAAACGCTATTTTTGTTGAGCTTTTAAATTCGCTTGATTATTCTCAAGGCGACGTAGCCCACTATCTTAGCGGCCTTTATACAAGACAGATGCAGCTTCTTGCTATGGCAAATATACAAAACGATGTCGCAGCCTTAAATGAAGTAACCAATGTCGTAAAGCAACTATCAGAAGCATGGAGAGAGGTAACTTCAGGTGAATAG